A window from Prinia subflava isolate CZ2003 ecotype Zambia chromosome Z, Cam_Psub_1.2, whole genome shotgun sequence encodes these proteins:
- the AKAP14 gene encoding A-kinase anchor protein 14 isoform X1 produces the protein MPRGCRARRGLAMVTARRSSPRGPHRGRDSAGPGHSSPGSDTSPRNRGAPGGPAAPAEPRLGRGSEGEAAAGPGAPGRVSRAGVRNRGGEGPARCSPCSSDGACSSQTSALSVFVRLLDIYLEIKVRPMDKEQEKASSEEKDHEWLPGAKEKEKETKNVIKNIQWTTAKNFTVERGWQQIEELISTWNIHESWLHHSEFLEEEELKDSTRYYYRACWGLPTRRKPVPQATASVYFVIVISKFKPDTVPVQVFYRLESSRLIRRPEQCQFREKWLQDIVENKIACIERLASQ, from the exons ATGCCGCGGGGCTGCCGGGCGCGGCGCGGGCTCGCCATGGTGACGGCGCGGCGCTCGTCCCCGCGGGGCCCGCACCGCGGCCGGGACAGCGCCGGGCCCGGGCACAGCTCCCCGGGGTCAGACACATCCCCCCGAAACCGGGGTGCCCCGGGTGGCCCCGCCGCGCCTGCGGAACCCCGGCTTGGCCGGGGCAGcgagggagaagcagcagccgGCCCGGGAGCGCCGGGCAGGGTGAGCAGGGCCGGGGTACGGAACAGGGGCGGTGAGGGACCTGCCCGCTGCTCCCCGTGTTCCTCGGACGGGGCCTGCAGCTCTCAGACCAGTGCTCTCTCAGTGTTTGTGCGTCTACTAGATATTTATTTAGAGATAAAGGTGAGGCCTATGGACAAGGAACAGGAAAAAGcttccagtgaagaaaaagaTCACGAATGGCTTCCAGGGgccaaggaaaaagagaaag aaaCCAAGAATGTAATCAAAAATATCCAGTGGACCACAGCCAAGAACTTCACAGTGGAGAGAGGATGGCAGCAAATTGAAGAACTAATTTCT ACATGGAACATTCATGAAAGCTGGCTTCATCACTCAGAATTTCTTGAGGAAGAGGAACTGAAAGATAGCACGAGGTACTATTACAGAGCTTGCTGGGGCCTCCCAACACGCAGAAAACCCGTCCCACAAGCAACAGCGAGCGTCTACTTCGTTATAGTGATCTCCAAATTCAAGCCTGAC ACTGTACCTGTGCAGGTCTTCTACAGACTGGAGTCCAGCAGGCTGATTCGGAG GCCAGAACAGTGCCAGTTTAGAGAAAAGTGGCTTCAGGACAtagttgaaaataaaatagcGTGCATAGAAAGACTTGCTTCCCAATGA
- the NKAP gene encoding NF-kappa-B-activating protein, whose product MAPASRSRSPPAASSERRGRRSRSRSRSRSRSRSRERNGPRRLNHRRSRSRSRSPGAPRSSAHHGHHHHGKWPEYYEKEKEEILRQRRLNERERIGEMGAPEVWGLSPKVPDPDSDEHTPVEDEEAKSKSSSSDSSSEEEKKKKKKKRQKKKRKATKRKRRKHSEDSDSDSESEQNSSDEDKKKSKKRKKKNKKKKYKKKKAKKSRKESSDSSSEDSDDEMLQGDDLWIERSKNTEADSLIGPEAPKTHASQDDRPLNYGHALLPGEGAAMAEYVKAGKRIPRRGEIGLTSEEIASFESSGYVMSGSRHRRMEAVRLRKENQIYSADEKRALASFNQEERRKRENKILASFREMVYRKTKGKEEK is encoded by the exons ATGGCGCCCGCgtcccgctcccgctccccgcccgccgccagCTCCgagcgccgcggccgccgctcgcGGTCCCGCTCTCGGTCCCGCTCTCGGTCCCGGTCCCGCGAGCGCAATGGCCCGAGGCGCCTGAACCACCGGCGGAGCCGCAGCCGGTCCCGGAGCCCCGGCGCGCCGCGCTCCTCCGCGCACCACGGGCACCACCACCATGGCAAATGGCCCGAGTACTAcgagaaggagaaggaggaaatcCTGCGGCAGAG GAGACTcaatgagagagagagaattggAGAAATGGGGGCACCTGAAGTCTGGGGGCTGTCACCAAAAGTTCCTGACCCAGA TTCCGATGAGCACACACCAGTAGAAGATGAAGAGGCAAAATCTAAGAGTAGTTCCTCGGATTCCAGCTCAGAAG aggaaaagaagaaaaagaagaagaaaagacaaaagaaaaaacgTAAAGCAACCAAAAGAAAGCGCAGGAAACATTCTgaggacagtgacagtgactcTGAGTCTGAGCAGAACTCCAGTG atgaagataaaaagaaaagcaagaagaggaaaaagaagaacaaaaa GAAGAAgtataagaaaaagaaagctaagAAGAGCAGGAAGGAATCCAGTGATTCAAGTAGCGAAGATTCCGATGATGAAATGCTTCAAGGGGATGATCTGTGGATTGAGAGATCAA AAAATACTGAAGCTGATAGTTTGATTGGACCAGAGGCTCCCAAAACTCATGCATCTCAGGATGACAGGCCTTTGAA ctATGGACACGCCCTCCTGCCCGGTGAAGGTGCAGCCATGGCAGAGTACGTAAAAGCAGGGAAACGCATTCCCCGCAGAGGTGAAATCGGCTTGACAAGTGAAGAGATCGCCTCATTTGAGAGCTCTGGTTATGTCATGAGTGGCAGCAG ACATCGCCGCATGGAAGCTGTGCGTCTGCGTAAGGAGAACCAGATCTACAGCGCAGATGAGAAGAGAGCTCTGGCATCCTTCAaccaggaggagaggaggaaacgAGAGAATAAGATCCTTGCCAGCTTTCGAGAGATGGTCTACAGGAAGACTAAaggcaaagaggaaaaataa
- the AKAP14 gene encoding A-kinase anchor protein 14 isoform X2, whose protein sequence is MDKEQEKASSEEKDHEWLPGAKEKEKETKNVIKNIQWTTAKNFTVERGWQQIEELISTWNIHESWLHHSEFLEEEELKDSTRYYYRACWGLPTRRKPVPQATASVYFVIVISKFKPDTVPVQVFYRLESSRLIRRPEQCQFREKWLQDIVENKIACIERLASQ, encoded by the exons ATGGACAAGGAACAGGAAAAAGcttccagtgaagaaaaagaTCACGAATGGCTTCCAGGGgccaaggaaaaagagaaag aaaCCAAGAATGTAATCAAAAATATCCAGTGGACCACAGCCAAGAACTTCACAGTGGAGAGAGGATGGCAGCAAATTGAAGAACTAATTTCT ACATGGAACATTCATGAAAGCTGGCTTCATCACTCAGAATTTCTTGAGGAAGAGGAACTGAAAGATAGCACGAGGTACTATTACAGAGCTTGCTGGGGCCTCCCAACACGCAGAAAACCCGTCCCACAAGCAACAGCGAGCGTCTACTTCGTTATAGTGATCTCCAAATTCAAGCCTGAC ACTGTACCTGTGCAGGTCTTCTACAGACTGGAGTCCAGCAGGCTGATTCGGAG GCCAGAACAGTGCCAGTTTAGAGAAAAGTGGCTTCAGGACAtagttgaaaataaaatagcGTGCATAGAAAGACTTGCTTCCCAATGA
- the NDUFA1 gene encoding NADH dehydrogenase [ubiquinone] 1 alpha subcomplex subunit 1: protein MWYEILPGMAIMGVCLTVPGMATIFMHRLCNGGKEKRIARYPYEWTLMERDRRLSGVNKHYVSKGLENID from the exons ATGTGGTACGAGATCCTGCCCGGCATGGCCATCATGGGCGTCTGCCTCACCGTCCCTGGCATGGCCACCATCTTCATGCACCGCTTGTGCAACGGCGGCAAG gagaAGAGGATCGCCCGCTATCCCTACGAATGGACCCTGATGGAAAGGGATCGGCGGCTGTCCGGTGTCAACAAGCACTATGTGTCCAAG ggtCTGGAGAACATAGACTAA